A window of the Butyricimonas faecalis genome harbors these coding sequences:
- a CDS encoding nitroreductase family protein, which yields MLKELLLKNRSYRRFVQDVRITREELTEWVGLTRYCASGRNAQALKYKVVADAGLCDKVFPNLAWAGYLKDWDGPEEGERPAAYLIQLLDTSIVENCLCDDGIQAQTILLGAVEKGYGGCIIKAFKNESLREVLQLPEHLKIMYVIALGKPKETVVLEEMRDGDYKYWREADGSHHVPKRALDELVIL from the coding sequence ATGCTGAAAGAACTGTTATTAAAAAATAGGAGCTACCGTCGTTTTGTTCAGGATGTTCGTATCACGCGGGAGGAGTTGACGGAATGGGTCGGGCTGACCCGTTATTGTGCATCGGGAAGAAATGCGCAGGCGTTGAAGTATAAGGTCGTGGCGGATGCAGGTTTGTGTGACAAGGTGTTTCCAAACTTGGCTTGGGCAGGTTATTTGAAGGATTGGGACGGTCCGGAAGAGGGAGAACGCCCGGCAGCTTATCTGATCCAATTGTTGGATACTTCTATCGTGGAGAACTGTTTGTGTGATGACGGGATTCAGGCGCAAACGATATTGTTGGGAGCCGTGGAGAAGGGGTATGGCGGTTGTATTATCAAGGCTTTCAAGAACGAGTCTTTGCGGGAGGTGTTGCAATTACCGGAGCATTTGAAGATTATGTATGTTATCGCTTTGGGCAAACCGAAGGAAACGGTGGTGCTGGAAGAGATGAGGGACGGGGATTACAAGTATTGGCGGGAGGCGGACGGATCGCATCATGTGCCGAAGCGGGCTTTAGATGAGTTGGTGATTTTGTGA
- a CDS encoding PD-(D/E)XK nuclease family protein, translating to MNSFLHLLAKDLIQKYGYHFDNLTILFPNKRAGLFLAQELAQLIDRPVWMPEILTLSEFIERQTGLKKAEELTLIIKLYKTYQEYAGTTERFDDFYFWGNMLLGDFDDIDKYLVDAKDLFSNITALQEIESTFPYLTPEQVEFIQSFWRSFNSEKYSREQQEFLNVWDKLYPTYTRFKAKLLAENLCYEGMGQRLFCEQLSRHHTDRQLIFAGFNALNQCEKRIFSYFRDNRQALFYWDYDLYYSANDNHEAGLYIRENMKLFPNALGLEHFNNFRYNDKAIEYISVPSTIGQAKLIPTLLEQIHPERQDAYTDTAIVLCDESLLTPVIHSIPDTIDKINITMGYPAQNTSVAALIAMLGDLKHYAKKEGEMTHYYYKPVIALLNHKLIKSSCPEDVPKITNYINTNNIVYVAEKSLQFSEITRAIFSSSEENLLEYLLRILKQLITSIQPEGHEGLAIEKEFLFTIFTTIQGIKNTFIEENILPDNKFYLQIIHKILQGVSIPFSGEPLEGMQIMGLMETRMLDFKNLIILSANEGILPKGGHASSFIPYNLRLGFRLPTPEHMDALFAYYFYRLLQRSENIKLLYTDVTKGMSSGEMSRFLYQIKYESGLPIRETHFQNRISVQDNPTISIPKNPSIVEKLKSYTDENERGISPSALNTYMECHLKFYFKYIARIKEKEEMAEELDHRLLGTIFHQSTQSLYQTFPNGEITSEGLDALMKNDSLIEQHIQAAYEKLYDTTVSKMLESGANDLVLSVVKKYVKKVFEFDKTLCPFRVISMEKTYRMPVTISAFNHPIAVYVEGDIDRVDRVAQGTRVIDYKTGTDKTDLKDLPSIFDSNNKQRNKAAFQTLLYCMMYEYENPGTDPILPGIYSTKLLFTPNYSYLLKCNKEPIHRFKPYEPEFQDLLVQLLEKLFSPEVPFTQTELSEKCRSCSYNAICKRK from the coding sequence ATGAATTCGTTTCTCCATCTCCTGGCAAAAGATCTGATTCAGAAATACGGTTATCATTTTGACAACCTGACCATTCTCTTCCCCAACAAACGGGCCGGATTATTTCTGGCACAAGAGCTGGCACAATTGATTGATCGTCCCGTGTGGATGCCGGAGATACTGACCTTGAGCGAATTCATCGAACGCCAGACCGGGCTGAAAAAAGCCGAAGAGCTAACCCTTATCATCAAACTTTACAAAACCTATCAAGAGTACGCCGGGACGACCGAACGCTTCGACGATTTCTATTTTTGGGGCAACATGTTACTGGGCGATTTTGACGATATTGACAAATATCTCGTGGACGCGAAAGACCTCTTTTCCAACATCACGGCATTGCAGGAAATTGAATCCACTTTCCCCTACCTTACGCCGGAACAGGTGGAATTTATTCAAAGTTTCTGGCGAAGCTTCAACTCGGAAAAATACAGCCGGGAGCAACAGGAATTTTTGAACGTGTGGGATAAACTCTACCCGACCTACACCCGTTTCAAGGCAAAATTACTTGCCGAAAACCTGTGCTACGAAGGCATGGGTCAACGCCTGTTCTGCGAACAACTCTCCCGGCATCACACGGATCGTCAACTGATATTTGCCGGATTCAACGCGTTGAATCAATGCGAGAAAAGAATATTTTCCTATTTCCGGGACAACCGACAGGCCCTCTTTTACTGGGATTACGACTTGTACTACTCGGCCAATGACAACCACGAAGCGGGACTTTACATCCGGGAGAACATGAAACTATTCCCCAACGCTTTGGGACTGGAACATTTCAACAACTTCCGGTACAACGACAAAGCCATCGAATACATCTCCGTTCCCTCCACCATCGGGCAGGCAAAACTGATCCCGACACTGCTAGAACAAATCCACCCGGAACGACAAGATGCATACACGGACACGGCCATCGTCCTTTGCGACGAAAGCCTACTCACCCCGGTCATCCACTCCATTCCCGACACAATCGACAAAATCAACATCACGATGGGATACCCGGCGCAGAACACCTCGGTTGCCGCCTTGATTGCCATGCTGGGAGATTTAAAACATTATGCCAAAAAAGAGGGAGAAATGACCCATTATTATTACAAACCGGTCATTGCCCTACTGAACCACAAACTGATAAAAAGCTCCTGCCCGGAAGACGTTCCCAAAATCACGAACTACATCAACACGAACAACATCGTGTACGTGGCCGAAAAAAGTCTCCAGTTCAGCGAAATCACCCGGGCCATATTCTCCTCGTCGGAAGAGAATTTACTCGAGTACCTGTTGCGCATTTTGAAGCAACTGATCACCTCCATACAACCCGAAGGCCATGAAGGTCTGGCCATTGAAAAGGAATTTCTATTCACGATTTTCACGACCATTCAAGGCATTAAAAACACGTTTATCGAAGAGAACATCCTCCCGGACAACAAATTCTATCTCCAGATTATTCACAAAATATTACAAGGTGTATCCATCCCTTTTTCGGGAGAACCGCTGGAAGGCATGCAGATCATGGGATTGATGGAAACCCGTATGCTGGATTTCAAAAACCTGATTATCCTGTCGGCCAATGAGGGAATCCTACCGAAAGGCGGACACGCCTCGTCATTCATCCCCTACAACTTGCGGTTGGGATTCAGACTACCCACCCCGGAACACATGGATGCCCTCTTCGCCTACTACTTTTACCGCCTGCTACAACGGTCTGAAAACATCAAACTATTGTACACGGATGTCACGAAAGGCATGAGTAGCGGCGAGATGAGTCGTTTCCTTTACCAGATAAAATACGAATCGGGACTTCCCATCCGGGAAACCCATTTCCAAAATAGAATATCGGTTCAGGACAACCCGACCATTTCCATCCCTAAAAATCCGTCGATAGTAGAAAAACTGAAAAGTTACACGGATGAAAACGAACGGGGCATATCGCCATCTGCGCTCAACACGTACATGGAGTGCCATCTGAAATTTTATTTCAAATACATCGCCCGGATCAAGGAGAAAGAAGAGATGGCCGAAGAGTTGGACCACCGCCTGTTGGGAACCATTTTCCATCAAAGCACGCAATCCCTCTACCAAACTTTTCCCAACGGGGAGATCACGTCAGAAGGTCTCGACGCCTTGATGAAAAACGACTCGCTGATCGAACAACATATCCAGGCAGCCTACGAGAAACTGTACGATACTACCGTATCCAAAATGCTGGAGAGCGGGGCCAACGATCTCGTGTTGTCTGTCGTGAAAAAATACGTGAAGAAGGTTTTCGAATTTGATAAAACGTTATGCCCTTTCCGCGTGATTTCCATGGAAAAAACATACCGTATGCCCGTCACGATTTCCGCTTTTAACCATCCTATCGCGGTTTACGTGGAGGGAGATATCGACCGGGTGGATCGGGTGGCCCAAGGAACTCGTGTCATTGACTACAAAACCGGAACCGACAAAACCGACCTGAAGGACCTGCCGTCCATCTTTGACTCAAATAACAAACAACGAAACAAAGCGGCTTTCCAAACCTTGCTCTATTGCATGATGTACGAATATGAAAATCCCGGCACCGACCCGATCCTTCCGGGAATATACAGCACAAAATTACTTTTCACCCCGAATTACAGTTATCTGCTGAAATGTAACAAGGAGCCGATTCATCGCTTCAAACCATACGAGCCTGAATTTCAGGACTTACTCGTGCAATTACTGGAAAAACTCTTTTCCCCCGAAGTACCGTTCACTCAAACGGAACTATCGGAAAAGTGCCGCAGTTGCTCGTATAACGCAATCTGTAAACGAAAATAA
- a CDS encoding shikimate kinase: MKYFIVGYMASGKSTFGKELAKDKGLPFLDLDESIEAREGRSISEIFAKEGEVYFREREREILHEICNERDEFVLAAGGGTPCFFDNMDYMNQEGTTVFLNTSPLVIVDRLKRQRTDRPLLAKCSDDELEFFVREHLASRLPFYLKAKEQV; encoded by the coding sequence ATGAAGTACTTTATCGTGGGATATATGGCAAGTGGCAAGTCCACGTTCGGGAAGGAGTTGGCCAAGGATAAAGGACTTCCTTTTCTGGATTTGGACGAGAGTATTGAAGCACGGGAGGGACGGTCGATCTCGGAAATCTTTGCCAAAGAAGGGGAGGTGTATTTCCGGGAGAGAGAACGGGAAATCCTGCATGAAATATGTAATGAGAGGGATGAATTCGTGCTGGCCGCAGGAGGGGGAACGCCTTGTTTTTTTGATAACATGGACTATATGAACCAAGAGGGAACGACTGTTTTCTTGAACACGTCACCTCTTGTGATCGTCGATCGGTTGAAACGGCAACGTACCGACCGGCCTTTATTGGCGAAGTGTTCCGATGATGAGCTGGAATTTTTTGTCCGGGAACATCTGGCATCCCGGCTTCCCTTTTATTTGAAAGCGAAAGAACAGGTATAA
- a CDS encoding DNA gyrase/topoisomerase IV subunit A, whose translation MSEEIENGEVESEDVNEVENEEPEQQEENGRVRSIQHLSGMFEKWFLDYASYVILERAVPYVNDGLKPVQRRILHAMKEMDDGRFNKVANIVGSTMAYHPHGDASIKDALVQLGQKNLLVDCQGNWGNILTGDDAAAGRYIEARLSKFALEVAFNPKTTNWKLSYDGRKREPVTLPVKFPLLLAQGVEGIAVGLASKILPHNFNELLDACVAYLKNEDFVLYPDFPTGGMIDVSKYNDGLRGGVVKIRAKIEKDAGNKILRITEIPFGRTTSALIDSILKANEKGKIKIKKIDDNTAATAEILVYLAAGVSSDKTLDALYACTDCELSISPNSCVIENDKPIFMPITDILRKSVDETVALLLLELKIKLGELETDWQYSSLEKIFIEERIYKDKEFEESEMIDQVVVHVRKRLEPFLPELIRPVTDDDIKLLLEIKMKRILKFNSEQAENYIKELEKEIARVKFDIEHIIPYSINYYENIKKKYGKGRERLTEIRNFENIEATKVVVANEKLYINREEGFIGTALKKDEFICECSDIDDVIVFRKDGTYYVTKVADKLFVGKEVLYVNVFKKNDKRTIYNVAYRDGKVGPSYVKRFFVTGTTRDKQYNLTKGTPGSRVLYFSANPNGEAEVIKVCLKPKPGMKKLVFEYDFAGLAIKGRDSLGNVLSKNDIHKVSLVQKGASTLGGRKIWIDEDVLRLNTDERGRYLGEFQGDDRILVVNKNGTYYTTDYDLSNHYEEEFLVIEKYEPEKVWSAVFFDAEQQFYYLKRFRFENVARHTLFIGETEGSYLVALSGEKRPRFEIVFGGRYEGRPAEVIVADEFIAEKSYKARGKRMTTYEVKQINEIEPLDSGEGESEETPSNDVDFEITNPDMLNDETQMKLDFE comes from the coding sequence ATGAGCGAGGAAATAGAGAATGGGGAAGTAGAGAGCGAGGACGTGAATGAAGTAGAGAACGAGGAGCCGGAGCAACAGGAAGAGAACGGGCGGGTGCGCTCGATTCAGCATTTGTCGGGAATGTTCGAGAAATGGTTCCTGGATTATGCCTCCTACGTAATTTTGGAACGTGCGGTACCTTACGTGAATGACGGGTTGAAACCCGTGCAGCGTCGTATATTACACGCGATGAAGGAGATGGATGACGGGCGATTCAACAAGGTGGCCAATATCGTGGGGAGTACGATGGCTTATCACCCGCATGGAGATGCCTCGATCAAGGATGCCTTGGTGCAGTTGGGACAGAAAAACCTGTTGGTGGACTGCCAGGGAAACTGGGGGAATATCCTGACGGGGGATGATGCGGCTGCCGGACGTTATATCGAGGCGCGTCTTTCGAAGTTTGCTCTGGAGGTGGCTTTTAACCCGAAAACGACGAACTGGAAGCTATCGTACGACGGGCGGAAGCGGGAACCGGTGACGTTGCCCGTGAAATTCCCGTTATTGCTGGCCCAGGGAGTGGAAGGTATTGCCGTGGGATTGGCCTCGAAGATATTGCCGCATAACTTCAACGAGTTGTTGGATGCCTGTGTCGCTTATTTGAAAAATGAAGATTTTGTATTGTATCCCGATTTTCCGACGGGGGGCATGATTGACGTGTCGAAATATAATGACGGGTTGCGCGGGGGAGTGGTGAAAATTCGGGCCAAGATAGAGAAAGACGCCGGAAATAAAATATTGCGGATCACGGAGATCCCTTTCGGGCGGACGACTTCTGCCTTGATTGATTCGATCTTGAAAGCGAACGAGAAAGGGAAAATCAAAATCAAGAAAATTGATGACAATACGGCGGCAACAGCTGAAATCTTAGTGTATTTGGCGGCCGGAGTCTCTTCCGACAAGACGCTTGATGCTTTGTATGCCTGCACGGATTGCGAATTGTCGATTTCTCCCAATTCTTGTGTCATCGAGAACGATAAACCCATCTTCATGCCGATTACCGATATTTTGCGCAAGTCGGTGGATGAAACCGTAGCCTTGTTGTTGTTGGAGCTGAAAATCAAGCTGGGAGAGCTGGAAACGGATTGGCAATATTCATCGTTGGAAAAAATATTCATAGAAGAACGTATTTATAAGGATAAAGAATTCGAGGAGAGCGAGATGATCGATCAAGTGGTGGTTCACGTGCGGAAACGTTTGGAACCGTTTCTGCCGGAATTGATTCGTCCGGTGACGGATGACGATATAAAACTTTTGCTGGAGATCAAGATGAAACGTATCTTGAAATTCAACTCGGAACAGGCAGAGAATTATATCAAGGAGTTGGAAAAGGAGATTGCCCGGGTGAAATTTGACATCGAACATATCATCCCTTACTCGATTAACTATTACGAGAATATCAAGAAAAAGTACGGTAAAGGCCGGGAACGCCTCACGGAGATTCGGAATTTCGAGAATATCGAGGCCACGAAAGTGGTGGTGGCAAACGAAAAGTTGTACATCAACCGGGAGGAAGGTTTCATCGGGACAGCCTTGAAGAAGGACGAATTCATCTGCGAGTGTTCGGACATTGACGACGTGATCGTGTTCCGGAAGGACGGTACGTATTACGTGACCAAAGTGGCCGATAAACTGTTCGTGGGAAAAGAGGTGCTGTACGTGAACGTGTTCAAGAAAAATGACAAGCGTACGATATACAACGTGGCTTACCGGGATGGCAAAGTGGGACCGTCTTACGTGAAACGTTTCTTCGTGACGGGAACGACGCGCGATAAGCAATACAACCTGACGAAAGGTACGCCGGGATCGCGGGTGCTGTATTTCAGCGCGAACCCGAACGGGGAGGCCGAGGTCATCAAGGTGTGCCTGAAACCGAAACCGGGGATGAAAAAACTGGTATTCGAGTATGATTTTGCCGGTTTGGCAATCAAGGGACGCGACTCGCTGGGAAACGTGTTGAGTAAAAATGATATTCATAAAGTTTCCTTGGTACAGAAAGGGGCTTCCACGCTGGGCGGTCGGAAGATATGGATCGACGAGGATGTGTTGCGCTTGAATACGGACGAACGCGGCCGTTACCTGGGAGAATTCCAGGGGGACGATCGGATTTTGGTGGTAAATAAAAATGGTACTTACTACACGACGGATTACGATTTGAGTAATCACTACGAGGAGGAATTCTTGGTGATCGAGAAATATGAGCCCGAGAAAGTCTGGTCGGCCGTATTCTTTGATGCGGAGCAGCAATTCTATTATCTGAAGCGTTTCCGTTTCGAGAACGTGGCGCGTCACACGCTGTTTATCGGGGAAACGGAAGGGTCGTATCTGGTTGCCTTGAGTGGCGAAAAACGCCCCCGGTTCGAGATCGTGTTTGGCGGACGTTACGAGGGGCGTCCGGCCGAGGTGATCGTTGCGGATGAATTTATTGCCGAGAAATCGTACAAGGCACGCGGAAAGCGGATGACCACTTACGAGGTGAAGCAAATTAATGAAATCGAACCTTTGGATAGCGGGGAAGGGGAAAGCGAGGAAACACCTTCGAACGATGTCGATTTCGAGATCACGAACCCGGATATGCTGAATGACGAGACGCAGATGAAGTTGGATTTTGAATAA
- a CDS encoding DNA topoisomerase IV subunit B: protein MVENYSEDSIRTLDWREHIRLRPGMYIGKLGDGAAMDDGIYILVKEVVDNSIDEFAMGAGNEIIINVEERTVSVRDFGRGIPLGKLIDVASKMNTGAKYDSEAFKKSVGLNGVGIKAVNALSESFIIQSFRDGETKRVRFNKALIEEDQAIAPTTEPNGTLVTFVADKELFGNYHYIMDYLEAMFKNYVFLNSGLTINFNGQKLHSKRGLYDLLAENMSGEGLYPIIHLKGNDIEMAMTHGRQYGEEYYSFVNGQHTTQGGTHLVAFREAVVKTIRDFYKKDFDLADIRTSIIAAISIKVQEPMFESQTKTKLGSKDIAPDGPSVRNFIFDFVTKELDNYLHRNPDTAELLLRKIVETEKERKAMSGIQKIARERAKQVSLHNRKLRDCRVHFNSNHERKTESSIFITEGDSASGSITKSRDVNTQAVFSLRGKPLNSYGLTKKIVYENEEFNLLQAALNIENGIEELRYNNIIIATDADVDGMHIRLLLLTFFLQFFPDVVRSGHLYILQTPLFRVRNKKETRYCYSDAEREKAIKQLGPKPEITRFKGLGEISPDEFGGFIGKDIRLEPVRMTKQDPIGTILSYYMGKNTNERQDFIIDNLYVEKDEI from the coding sequence ATGGTAGAGAATTATTCGGAAGATTCTATTCGGACGCTGGACTGGAGGGAACATATACGCTTGCGCCCTGGTATGTATATCGGGAAATTGGGGGACGGAGCGGCGATGGACGATGGAATATATATATTGGTTAAAGAGGTGGTGGATAATAGTATCGACGAGTTCGCGATGGGAGCGGGAAACGAGATTATTATCAACGTGGAGGAACGGACAGTTTCGGTACGGGATTTCGGACGAGGAATCCCGTTGGGGAAATTGATTGACGTGGCCTCGAAGATGAACACGGGGGCCAAGTATGATTCCGAGGCTTTCAAAAAGTCGGTGGGATTGAACGGTGTCGGTATAAAAGCCGTGAACGCTCTTTCCGAGAGTTTTATTATCCAGTCCTTCCGTGACGGGGAGACAAAACGGGTGCGCTTTAACAAGGCCCTGATCGAGGAAGATCAGGCGATAGCACCGACCACGGAACCGAATGGTACGTTGGTGACTTTCGTCGCTGACAAGGAGCTGTTCGGCAACTACCATTACATCATGGATTACCTGGAGGCCATGTTCAAAAACTACGTGTTCCTGAACTCCGGCTTGACAATTAATTTCAATGGTCAGAAATTGCATTCCAAGAGAGGATTGTATGACCTGTTGGCGGAGAACATGAGTGGAGAGGGGTTGTACCCGATCATTCATTTGAAGGGAAATGACATCGAGATGGCGATGACACACGGGCGGCAATATGGCGAAGAGTATTACTCGTTCGTGAACGGCCAGCACACGACGCAGGGGGGAACGCACCTGGTCGCTTTCCGGGAGGCCGTGGTGAAAACAATCCGTGATTTTTACAAAAAAGATTTTGATTTGGCCGATATTCGTACTTCGATTATCGCAGCGATCAGCATAAAAGTACAGGAACCGATGTTCGAGTCGCAGACGAAGACAAAGTTGGGTTCCAAGGATATAGCGCCGGATGGTCCTTCCGTGCGTAATTTTATTTTTGATTTCGTGACGAAGGAGTTGGATAACTACCTGCACCGGAATCCGGATACGGCAGAGTTGCTGTTGCGCAAAATTGTCGAGACGGAAAAGGAGCGGAAGGCCATGTCCGGGATCCAGAAAATCGCGAGAGAACGGGCCAAGCAGGTGAGCTTGCACAACCGGAAATTGCGGGATTGTCGGGTGCATTTCAATTCCAACCATGAACGAAAGACGGAATCATCGATATTTATTACCGAGGGTGATTCTGCCAGCGGATCGATCACGAAATCGCGGGACGTGAACACGCAGGCCGTGTTTAGCTTGCGGGGTAAGCCGTTGAATTCTTACGGGTTGACCAAGAAAATCGTGTACGAGAACGAGGAGTTCAATCTTTTGCAGGCAGCGTTGAATATCGAGAACGGGATAGAGGAACTACGTTATAATAATATCATTATCGCCACGGATGCGGATGTGGACGGAATGCACATCCGGTTGTTGCTGTTGACCTTCTTCTTGCAGTTCTTCCCGGACGTGGTGCGGTCGGGACACTTGTACATTTTACAGACCCCGTTGTTTCGGGTGCGGAACAAGAAAGAGACGCGCTATTGTTATTCTGACGCGGAACGGGAGAAGGCGATCAAGCAGTTGGGACCAAAGCCGGAGATCACGCGGTTTAAAGGTTTGGGAGAGATCTCCCCGGACGAATTCGGCGGGTTTATCGGGAAAGATATCCGTTTGGAACCGGTGCGTATGACAAAGCAGGACCCGATAGGTACGATCTTGTCTTATTACATGGGCAAGAACACGAACGAGCGGCAGGATTTTATTATAGATAATTTGTACGTGGAGAAGGATGAAATCTAA
- a CDS encoding biotin--[acetyl-CoA-carboxylase] ligase, whose amino-acid sequence MIQEYQVSGFRVREYEELRSTNTEAERVGWDELEDKMVILTYKQTQGRGQVGNHWESEPGKNISMTVVFKPRELPAGQQFAVSMVIALGACDFISRYVAGCTVKWPNDIYVGDRKISGILIEHSIMGRYVGGSLCGIGVNINQEHFLSDAPNPVSLFQLIGGKMPVERALEELLDCIGRRYESIRDYEGLERDFLKVLYRREGMYHWEDERGVFRASIRGVNEFGQLVLEDEGGNERVYGFKEISYKF is encoded by the coding sequence ATGATACAGGAATATCAAGTTAGCGGTTTTCGGGTGAGGGAGTACGAGGAGTTGAGGTCCACGAACACGGAAGCGGAACGTGTGGGGTGGGACGAATTGGAAGACAAAATGGTGATTTTGACATACAAACAGACGCAAGGACGGGGACAAGTCGGGAATCATTGGGAAAGTGAGCCGGGGAAAAATATATCCATGACGGTCGTGTTTAAACCGCGGGAGTTACCGGCGGGGCAACAATTCGCAGTGTCAATGGTGATTGCTTTGGGGGCTTGTGATTTTATTTCCCGTTACGTGGCCGGGTGTACTGTGAAGTGGCCGAATGATATTTACGTGGGGGATCGGAAAATTTCCGGGATATTAATCGAGCATTCCATCATGGGGCGTTACGTGGGAGGTTCATTGTGTGGCATCGGGGTGAACATCAACCAAGAGCATTTTTTGTCGGATGCCCCGAATCCGGTTTCGCTGTTTCAGCTGATCGGGGGGAAAATGCCCGTGGAACGGGCGTTGGAGGAGTTGCTGGACTGTATTGGACGGCGTTACGAATCGATACGGGATTACGAGGGGTTGGAACGTGATTTTTTGAAGGTGCTTTATCGCCGGGAGGGCATGTATCATTGGGAAGATGAAAGGGGCGTGTTCCGGGCATCGATCCGGGGGGTGAACGAGTTCGGGCAGCTGGTGTTGGAGGACGAAGGGGGGAATGAGCGGGTGTATGGTTTTAAGGAGATCTCGTATAAATTTTAG
- a CDS encoding ATP-binding protein produces MIKRKLQDIIEKKLFDGKAILLMGPRQVGKTTLLKELFGGREDVMWLNGDELDVQVLFEGVSATRLRAMFGRKKVIIIDEAQRIPDIGLRLKLVTDQIKDVQLIATGSSAFELATKTGEPLTGRKWEYKMYPFSFGEMVDEHGLLEEKRMIPHRLIFGYYPEVVMRLGEEREILRLLSDSYLYKDVLMSDQINKPDSLVKLLQALAFQVGSQVSYNELAQLCGLDSKTVEKYVVLLEQSYVIFRLNSFSRNLRNELKTSKKIYFYDNGIRNALIANFNQIEGRADRGALWENFLISERKKFLEYNRLWGNSWFWRTKEQKEIDWVEERDGKIIGYEFKWNPDQKVKIPRLFLDSYENSDFRVIHRDNCDSFLLEY; encoded by the coding sequence ATAATCAAACGGAAGTTGCAAGATATTATAGAAAAGAAGCTTTTTGATGGGAAGGCGATCTTGTTAATGGGGCCTAGACAGGTCGGGAAAACAACTTTATTGAAAGAACTTTTTGGCGGTCGGGAAGATGTTATGTGGTTAAATGGGGATGAGTTGGATGTGCAGGTGTTGTTTGAAGGGGTTTCGGCAACTCGTTTGAGGGCGATGTTTGGTCGTAAAAAGGTTATCATTATTGATGAAGCCCAACGAATTCCTGATATAGGCTTGCGCTTGAAATTGGTGACTGATCAGATAAAAGATGTGCAATTAATTGCGACGGGGAGTTCGGCATTTGAATTGGCAACGAAGACGGGAGAACCTTTAACCGGACGGAAATGGGAATACAAGATGTATCCCTTCTCTTTTGGTGAAATGGTTGATGAGCATGGATTGCTGGAAGAGAAAAGGATGATCCCGCATCGTTTGATCTTTGGGTATTATCCGGAAGTCGTGATGCGGCTGGGAGAAGAAAGGGAAATACTAAGATTATTGTCGGATAGTTACTTGTATAAAGATGTATTGATGTCTGACCAAATCAATAAACCGGATAGTCTTGTTAAGTTATTACAGGCTCTTGCCTTTCAGGTTGGTAGTCAGGTTTCTTACAACGAATTGGCGCAATTGTGTGGTTTGGATTCAAAAACGGTGGAAAAATATGTTGTTTTATTGGAACAGTCGTATGTTATTTTTCGATTGAACTCCTTTAGCCGAAATTTGAGAAATGAGTTGAAAACCAGCAAGAAGATCTACTTTTATGATAACGGGATCAGAAATGCCTTGATCGCCAATTTTAATCAAATTGAAGGGCGGGCTGACCGAGGGGCTTTGTGGGAAAATTTTTTAATATCGGAAAGGAAAAAGTTTTTGGAGTATAACCGTTTGTGGGGAAATTCATGGTTTTGGCGAACCAAGGAACAGAAAGAGATCGATTGGGTGGAGGAGCGAGATGGAAAGATTATAGGATATGAATTTAAATGGAACCCCGATCAAAAGGTGAAAATCCCTCGTTTATTTTTGGACTCCTATGAGAATAGTGACTTCCGTGTGATACATCGGGATAATTGTGATTCGTTTTTGCTTGAATATTGA